A part of Cataglyphis hispanica isolate Lineage 1 chromosome 7, ULB_Chis1_1.0, whole genome shotgun sequence genomic DNA contains:
- the LOC126850949 gene encoding LOW QUALITY PROTEIN: uncharacterized protein LOC126850949 (The sequence of the model RefSeq protein was modified relative to this genomic sequence to represent the inferred CDS: inserted 2 bases in 1 codon) has translation MAYTNLYDVFGNLELIVMNLVETVAYTMTFTILWLIRYSNLLKHLINAIKKDMKDRKFENSEEERIYYNYNYTSKIFTYGSITGMFITIMTLYFRPLLRFSTSDKVLHNDTESFMLPYRVHTFVDTTNSYTYILMYLYLFPMVYAAICHMAAICLIVILVFHICGELSILSYRIRNIRTYSQDIVVNRICNFVRMHLKIMWMAKSVDNIFNLILLDELLGNSIVLAISLYYVITNLQVSEMATCCTFIFLPLQRLLSXFGYCLIGDQLTQQVLLDRNNKQLCHTCSELVALFGPISEPTL, from the exons ATGGCATATACTAATCTTTATGATGTTTTTGGTAATCTGGAGCTGATAGTGATGAATCTCGTGGAAACAGTAGCATATACTATGACATTTACGATATTGTGGCTGATTCGTTATAGTAATTTGTTGAAGCATCTAATTAATGCGATTAAAAAGGATATGAAGGATcgcaaatttgaaaattctgaagaagaaagaatttactataattataattacacgtCCAAGATATTTACATATGGCTCGATTACTGGCATGTTCATTACAATCATGACGTTGTATTTTAGACCGCTTTTACGTTTCTCAACTAGCGATAAAg tgttACATAACGATACAGAATCTTTTATGTTACCCTACAGAGTGCATACATTTGTCGACACTACTaatagttatacatatatattaatgtatttgtaCTTATTCCCGATGGTTTATGCCGCTATTTGTCACATGGCGGCGATTTgtttaatagttattttagtGTTCCACATTTGTGGGGAATTATCCATTTTATCATACCGTATCAGAAATATTAGAACATACTCACAAGATATAGTGGTAAAtagaatttgtaattttgttcGAATGCATCTCAAAATAATGTG GATGGCGAAATCCGtggataatattttcaatttaattcttttggaTGAACTTCTTGGCAATAGTATTGTATTGGCTATTTCGCTGTACTATGTCATAACA aaCTTACAGGTTTCGGAAATGGCGACTTGTtgcacttttatatttttgccgcTACAGCGCTTGTTATC TTTTGGATACTGTTTAATTGGTGACCAACTGACTCAACAGGTATTGTTGGATAGAAATAATAAGCAATTATGCCACACG TGCTCGGAGTTAGTTGCCCTTTTCGGGCCGATATCTGAACCGACGCTTTGA